In a genomic window of Wyeomyia smithii strain HCP4-BCI-WySm-NY-G18 chromosome 1, ASM2978416v1, whole genome shotgun sequence:
- the LOC129717187 gene encoding uncharacterized protein K02A2.6-like, with the protein MPTDVEKWVKSCAICSVNGRPERRPPMQRAFAPKGVWETVALDFNGPYLKLGGISILVIIFLGSRYAIARSVKSTKFEYTKAVLDTAFEREGFPKAIKSDNGPPFNGEDYAKYCSERGIQTIFSTPFYPQQNGLVEGFMKVINKAMSAAILTGANYQKELQAAVQSCNAADHSITKLPPEEVLTGRKIRRGLPLLNYSKSEHDEKLLDARDREAKLLSKKREDIRRRAKESKVIPGDTVIVERSSRGEGDSRFGTKRFTVMREHNGSLVLCDADGQQLKRHVSQTKKVRLWRSTTPTKVPEESSFPGNPADSGASYERPKRERRLPSYLSEYAHAVDGSLGKL; encoded by the coding sequence ATGCCTACTGATGTGGAAAAATGGGTTAAATCTTGTGCCATTTGTTCCGTGAATGGACGACCGGAGAGACGACCTCCCATGCAAAGAGCATTTGCCCCGAAAGGGGTATGGGAAACTGTCGCCCTCGACTTCAACGGACCTTACCTGAAGCTGGGGGGAATATCGATTCTCGTTATAATCTTCCTTGGATCAAGGTACGCTATAGCGCGATCGGTCAAATCTACCAAGTTTGAGTATACAAAGGCTGTGTTGGATACGGCTTTTGAGAGAGAGGGATTCCCAAAAGCAATTAAGTCCGATAATGGACCACCATTTAATGGCGAAGATTATGCCAAGTATTGCTCTGAGCGTGGAATCCAAACGATATTCTCGACACCCTTCTATCCCCAGCAAAACGGTTTGGTAGAAGGCTTTATGAAGGTGATAAATAAGGCAATGTCAGCCGCGATTTTAACGGgggcaaattatcaaaaagaaTTACAAGCCGCAGTGCAGTCGTGCAACGCGGCGGATCATAGTATTACCAAACTGCCTCCAGAAGAAGTATTAACCGGACGCAAGATTAGGCGAGGGCTACCACTTTTAAACTACAGTAAATCCGAGCACGATGAAAAGCTACTGGATGCGCGAGATCGTGAGGCGAAATTGCTTTCAAAAAAACGAGAGGATATTCGCCGCAGAGCCAAAGAGAGCAAGGTTATACCCGGAGACACCGTTATCGTGGAGCGTTCATCTAGAGGTGAAGGTGACAGTAGATTCGGTACAAAGCGCTTTACCGTGATGCGAGAACACAACGGCAGCTTGGTCCTTTGTGATGCAGATGGCCAACAGCTCAAACGCCACGTATCACAAACCAAGAAAGTCCGGTTGTGGCGAAGCACGACGCCGACTAAGGTCCCTGAAGAATCATCATTTCCCGGAAACCCTGCTGATAGTGGTGCATCTTATGAACGACCGAAGCGGGAGAGACGACTTCCCTCCTACTTATCCGAATATGCACACGCGGTGGACGGCAGCCTTGGAAAATTATAG
- the LOC129717188 gene encoding uncharacterized protein K02A2.6-like produces the protein MKPLVERRLQQLVSAGIIEPVTNSMDSSFCSSMLVIPKGKEDFRLVIDLRGPNQYIVRTPFPMPTLEKILAELNGAKWFSTIDLSNAFFHVELHENSRHLTNFFTEVGMFRCVRLPFGLCNAPDIFQEVLQRKILGDIKSVRNYLDDIIVYGETKDEHDANLAVVMDRLKEHGVKINPSKCVFGSSSVKFLGFTVAADGWKIEDDKLNAIKNFRQPSYCSEVKSFLGLVTFIDRFLMNRASRTKFLRALASSENFYWTENEEAEFRDLQNNAINSIRTLGYYSPKDKTELFVDASATGLGAILVQFNAQEIPRIIACASKALTASEQRYPQTHREALAVVWGVERFTFYLMSRFFTIGTDAAANEFIFGSGHHIGKRAVSRAEAWALRLQPYDFVVRRVTGTENVADSLSRIIKCSHNDEPFEEENSNHLLFTLDAGCMDLTLSEIETHAEQDEEIQQICEALDCDVWLPSLSKYECQKKSLHKLGSMVFKDDKIVLPKSLRKKALLSAHGGHVGEVSMKRIMREFFWWPRISKDAELFVKNCRTCTMLSRKNPPVPLCSRELPEKPWEILQIDFLCVPGFGSGEFLIVVDTYSRFLSVTEIRQTDAVSTNAILCDIFKLWGCPRIIQSDNGPPFQSASFSEFWEDKGVRVRKSIPFSPQSNGAVERQNQGIIKALAASKIDGVNWRMALQQVEISRNVSQPLDIRVGDSVLLYTNPKTKTDPMFSAERFTVVARHGAKVVVMSRNGIQYSRNVQDVKRAPFEEERETTVNLDSHDITEELHCEIDIGENQAPLPQILEQPIRDNDYNCIERTLRRREGIRKPARYDDEYVYGVLK, from the exons ATGAAGCCACTCGTGGAGAGAAGGCTGCAACAGCTAGTTTCGGCTGGTATTATTGAACCAGTCACAAATTCAATGGACTCATCATTCTGTTCATCCATGTTGGTCATTCCGAAAGGAAAGGAGGATTTCAGGCTTGTGATAGATCTTCGTGGACCCAACCAGTACATCGTTAGAACTCCCTTTCCTATGCCAACCTTAGAGAAAATACTAGCAGAGTTAAACGGTGCAAAATGGTTTTCGACGATTGATTTGTCGAATGCGTTCTTCCATGTCGAATTACATGAGAATAGTCGACATCTGACTAATTTTTTCACCGAAGTAGGAATGTTCCGCTGCGTTAGATTGCCTTTCGGCCTATGCAATGCGCCAGATATTTTCCAAGAGGTGCTACAGAGGAAAATATTGGGAGATATTAAGAGTGTCCGAAACTATCTCGATGATATTATTGTATATGGCGAGACCAAAGACGAACACGATGCCAACTTGGCAGTAGTGATGGACCGCCTAAAAGAACATGGAGTCAAAATCAATCCATCTAAGTGCGTGTTTGGTAGCTCATCGGTAAAATTTTTAGGCTTCACAGTAGCAGCCGACGGATGGAAAATAGAAGATGATAAACTGAatgcaattaaaaattttcgtcAACCATCTTATTGCTCTGAGGTGAAAAGTTTTTTGGGGTTGGTAACCTTCATAGACCGTTTTTTGATGAATCGAGCTTCTAGGACAAAGTTCCTTCGTGCGTTAGCCAGTTCCGAAAATTTTTACTGGACAGAAAATGAGGAGGCCGAGTTCAGGGACCTACAGAATAACGCTATCAATTCGATTAGAACCCTGGGTTATTACAGCCCGAAAGACAAAACAGAACTGTTCGTTGATGCTTCAGCAACAGGTTTGGGAGCAATCCTTGTGCAGTTCAATGCCCAAGAGATACCAAGAATAATAGCGTGTGCATCGAAAGCGCTAACCGCATCAGAGCAGAGGTATCCGCAAACTCATAGAGAAGCCCTGGCAGTCGTTTGGGGTGTTGAGCGGTTTACCTTTTATTTGATGAGTAGATTTTTCACTATCGGAACGGATGCTGCAGCAAACGAGTTCATATTCGGCTCAGGTCATCATATAGGAAAACGCGCGGTCTCTCGCGCCGAAGCATGGGCGCTTCGTCTGCAGCCATACGACTTTGTAGTGAGAAGAGTTACAGGAACAGAAAATGTAGCTGACTCTCTTTCAAGAATAATTAAATGTTCGCATAACGATGAACCTTTCGAGGAAGAGAACAGTAACCATTTACTATTCACTCTTGATGCAGGCTGCATGGATTTGACCTTAAGCGAAATTGAAACTCATGCAGAACAAGATGAAGAGATACAACAAATTTGTGAGGCATTGGATTGCGATGTTTGGCTCCCAAGCTTAAGTAAATACGAATGTCAGAAAAAGAGTCTTCATAAACTTGGATCGATGGTGTTTAAAGATGACAAGATCGTCTTACCCAAATCGCTACGTAAGAAAGCATTACTTTCTGCTCACGGAGGACATGTGGGTGAAGTTTCAATGAAAAGAATCATGCGAGAATTTTTTTGGTGGCCTCGCATTTCTAAAGATGCTGAACTGTTTGTAAAGAACTGTCGTACCTGCACAATGCTATCAAGAAAAAATCCACCTGTTCCGCTGTGTTCGCGGGAACTGCCGGAGAAACCATGGGAAATCCTACAGATAGACTTCCTATGCGTTCCAGGAttcggctcgggagaattttTAATAGTAGTAGATACGTACTCCCGCTTTCTTTCAGTCACCGAAATCAGACAAACAGATGCAGTCAGTACAAACGCGATTTTGTGCGACATTTTCAAACTCTGGGGCTGCCCTAGAATAATTCAGAGTGACAACGGACCGCCTTTCCAAAGTGCTAGTTTCTCTGAGTTTTGGGAGGACAAAGGCGTTCGGGTGCGAAAATCCATACCATTTAGTCCGCAGTCAAATGGGGCAGTGGAACGTCAAAACCAGGGAATCATAAAAGCCCTGGCCGCTTCTAAAATAGATGGAGTGAACTGGCGAATGGCACTACAGCA GGTGGAAATTTCGAGGAACGTTTCCCAGCCTCTGGACATTCGAGTGGGAGACAGTGTACTATTATACACAAACccaaaaactaagacagatccAATGTTTTCGGCTGAGCGTTTCACGGTGGTGGCGAGGCACGGGGCCAAGGTTGTCGTTATGAGTAGAAACGGAATCCAATATTCGCGCAACGTCCAAGACGTCAAAAGAGCACCCTTTGAAGAAGAAAGAGAAACTACGGTCAACCTTGATAGTCACGATATTACGGAAGAGCTACATTGCGAAATTGATATCGGAGAAAACCAGGCTCCCTTACCGCAAATATTAGAGCAGCCCATTCGAGACAACGATTATAATTGTATTGAACGAACATTACGTCGTCGAGAAGGCATTCGAAAGCCAGCACGGTACGACGATGAGTATGTTTATGGTGTTTTAAAGTAA